In Acetomicrobium thermoterrenum DSM 13490, one DNA window encodes the following:
- the kdsA gene encoding 3-deoxy-8-phosphooctulonate synthase: protein MVKKITIDGMTIGEGRFVLVAGPCVLESLELALEVACEVKKICDGLGLGYIFKSSFDKANRTSIYSFRGPGLEVGLRWLEEVKTKVGVPVLTDIHEPNQADMVSSVVDIIQIPAFLCRQTDLIMSAAKTGKPLNIKKAQFLSPYDMRFVLEKAKESGNDQVILCERGTTFGYKQLVVDFRSLSIMRSFGCPVMFDATHSVQMPGGQGASSGGKRQFVLPLSRAAVSVGIDALFMEVHPDPDNAKSDGPNMVALSNLRGLLEELIALDDLVKNKLGCVEIEEA, encoded by the coding sequence TTGGTTAAAAAAATAACAATTGACGGCATGACAATAGGGGAGGGGCGGTTTGTTTTGGTTGCCGGCCCTTGTGTGCTGGAGAGCTTGGAGCTGGCTCTTGAAGTCGCCTGCGAAGTGAAGAAAATATGTGACGGTTTGGGCCTGGGTTATATATTCAAATCTTCTTTCGATAAGGCGAATCGCACTTCTATATATTCCTTTCGCGGTCCCGGGCTGGAGGTGGGTCTGCGGTGGTTGGAAGAGGTCAAAACTAAAGTGGGGGTTCCCGTCCTCACCGACATTCACGAGCCGAACCAGGCCGATATGGTTTCAAGCGTCGTTGACATCATTCAGATCCCCGCCTTTCTCTGCAGGCAGACCGACCTGATAATGTCGGCTGCCAAAACGGGCAAACCCCTGAACATCAAAAAGGCACAATTTTTGAGCCCCTATGATATGCGTTTTGTTCTTGAAAAGGCGAAGGAATCGGGCAACGATCAGGTTATTTTGTGCGAAAGAGGCACCACCTTCGGATATAAGCAGCTGGTAGTGGATTTTCGTTCTCTTTCCATAATGCGTTCCTTCGGTTGCCCCGTGATGTTCGATGCCACCCACAGCGTTCAGATGCCAGGCGGTCAGGGAGCCTCCAGCGGCGGGAAGAGACAGTTCGTCTTACCTCTTTCGCGTGCCGCGGTATCGGTGGGCATAGATGCTCTTTTCATGGAGGTCCATCCCGACCCCGACAACGCTAAAAGCGATGGCCCGAACATGGTGGCTCTTTCGAATTTGAGGGGGCTTCTCGAGGAATTGATTGCCCTTGACGACTTGGTCAAAAACAAGCTGGGTTGTGTCGAGATCGAGGAGGCGTAA
- a CDS encoding Na/Pi cotransporter family protein, giving the protein METALVALGGIALFLYGMSKMGEGLQKIAADRLRRFLEKLTSNRFSGVIVGIIVTAIIQSSSATSVMCVSFVNAGIMRLEQAIGVIMGANIGTTVTAQMVAFKLERTALPAIALGMALMLLGKRKSIKEGWADCFLGFGLLFLGLSIAGDAMSSLQSYAPFVNFLCIGQTHPLIGIIAGAALTTLLQSSSAMTGLLVALAARNVVDISAALPMVLGANIGTTSTALLASINTSLAARRTAYAHLLFNVIGVLIFLPFLKPLESAVVRSGFDAARQIANAHTIFNVTTTLVLLPFAPRFIALVCRLVKGSEMTIEHGPKYLDAKLVSVPFMAVVQTQKEVVRMANLCLDNLETAIAIFRGDPKADRKRFNNIEEVIDEIEEAISYYVAKIFQQDVNSAQAKILTSAISISADLERIGDHATAIVELADYREKHNLPFSQQAVEELDEMMNKAVESVKTVVEALEKDDKQKAASIIAMDDVLDDLERTLRAGHIKRLNQGICYPASGVVFLDMLSHLERIGDHAVNIAGEIMAS; this is encoded by the coding sequence TTGGAAACGGCACTTGTTGCTTTAGGCGGTATAGCTCTGTTTTTATACGGAATGTCGAAAATGGGGGAAGGGCTGCAAAAGATAGCGGCGGATCGCTTGAGAAGGTTTCTCGAGAAGCTTACATCGAATCGATTCTCGGGCGTGATCGTAGGTATAATAGTTACCGCTATAATTCAATCCTCCAGCGCCACTTCGGTCATGTGTGTAAGTTTTGTAAACGCAGGGATAATGAGGCTCGAACAGGCGATTGGAGTTATAATGGGCGCCAACATAGGTACCACCGTAACAGCACAAATGGTAGCCTTTAAGCTCGAAAGAACTGCCCTGCCTGCAATAGCTCTTGGAATGGCTCTGATGCTTTTGGGAAAGAGAAAGAGCATAAAAGAAGGATGGGCCGATTGTTTTCTCGGATTCGGCCTATTATTTTTGGGCCTCTCCATCGCCGGCGATGCCATGTCGTCCCTCCAGTCCTACGCGCCTTTCGTCAATTTTCTGTGCATCGGACAAACCCACCCCCTAATCGGCATAATTGCCGGGGCGGCTTTGACAACACTATTACAGTCTTCCTCTGCGATGACCGGCCTTCTGGTAGCATTGGCTGCAAGAAACGTCGTAGACATAAGCGCTGCACTGCCCATGGTACTCGGCGCTAACATCGGCACTACTTCAACTGCCCTGCTGGCATCCATCAATACTTCCTTAGCCGCAAGAAGGACGGCCTACGCCCACCTGCTCTTCAACGTCATTGGGGTGCTGATTTTCCTGCCCTTTCTGAAGCCTCTTGAAAGTGCAGTTGTACGCTCCGGGTTCGATGCTGCAAGGCAAATAGCCAACGCTCACACCATATTTAACGTTACGACCACTCTTGTATTGCTCCCCTTTGCCCCTCGATTTATCGCCTTAGTATGCAGGCTAGTCAAGGGATCGGAGATGACTATAGAGCATGGGCCAAAATATCTGGATGCGAAGCTGGTCTCCGTTCCCTTCATGGCTGTCGTACAGACCCAAAAAGAAGTCGTGAGAATGGCAAACCTGTGCCTCGATAACCTGGAAACGGCCATCGCCATATTTAGAGGAGATCCCAAAGCAGATCGAAAGCGCTTCAACAACATCGAGGAAGTAATCGATGAGATCGAAGAGGCCATAAGTTACTACGTCGCGAAGATATTTCAACAGGATGTTAACAGTGCGCAAGCGAAAATCCTCACTTCAGCAATAAGCATATCCGCCGACCTAGAACGGATCGGCGATCACGCCACAGCCATAGTAGAGCTCGCCGACTATCGCGAGAAACACAACCTCCCCTTTTCGCAACAAGCGGTAGAGGAGCTAGACGAGATGATGAACAAAGCTGTCGAATCCGTGAAAACAGTGGTCGAAGCCCTTGAGAAGGACGACAAGCAAAAGGCGGCCAGCATCATTGCCATGGACGACGTACTCGATGATTTGGAACGAACGCTCCGCGCAGGACACATAAAGAGATTGAACCAAGGAATATGTTATCCCGCCTCGGGCGTCGTATTTCTTGACATGCTAAGCCACCTAGAGAGAATAGGAGACCATGCGGTTAACATTGCAGGAGAAATAATGGCTTCCTAA
- a CDS encoding glycosyltransferase family protein translates to MKYVYILSNGPGELWDWARPVAYELAKNEIKPLLWLLPCQYASGMERACAELIPFHDVIGPYNWAKTFAEMRKAKDVGLVMQLGGDLMFGRFLSKTSGAKLFCYTYGKKRGLPKCSKVFTAYQVMARSIKGDGVCPHVIGDLVADSLKLNSVPFGGDELSPKGSSSSRRVAFFPGSRFSIRRKALPFLHEVCLYLKSVMDVEVVTLLSPFSLNDEVYAWKEAGLNPRRQPASTVLKGVDLALTQPGTNTLELLYLKVPTLVAVPYAFLSDIPFSGFKGALLRLPWIKGRVFDLLSKKRGMLSWPNKILGRELMPELVGDFTPKQIAEAMARFLKDDTWLKETSASMDRFSPARGASKKLVEEIKQCLV, encoded by the coding sequence ATGAAGTACGTATATATACTCAGCAACGGACCTGGAGAGCTGTGGGATTGGGCCAGACCTGTGGCATATGAATTGGCAAAAAACGAAATTAAGCCCCTTCTTTGGTTGTTGCCCTGTCAGTACGCTTCGGGTATGGAGCGCGCTTGCGCCGAGTTAATTCCCTTTCATGACGTTATAGGTCCCTACAATTGGGCGAAGACCTTTGCCGAGATGAGGAAGGCGAAGGACGTGGGCCTGGTAATGCAGTTAGGCGGTGACCTAATGTTTGGAAGGTTTTTGTCTAAGACCTCAGGGGCCAAGCTTTTTTGTTATACCTACGGTAAGAAAAGAGGTTTGCCAAAATGTTCTAAGGTGTTCACCGCCTACCAGGTAATGGCAAGGAGCATCAAGGGCGATGGAGTATGCCCCCATGTCATCGGAGACCTGGTCGCCGATTCTTTGAAGTTAAATTCCGTGCCGTTTGGCGGGGATGAATTGTCGCCCAAGGGATCGTCATCCTCAAGAAGGGTGGCCTTTTTCCCCGGAAGCAGATTCTCCATAAGAAGGAAAGCGTTGCCTTTCCTGCATGAGGTTTGCTTGTACCTTAAGTCCGTCATGGACGTGGAAGTAGTGACGTTGCTTTCGCCCTTTTCATTGAACGATGAAGTGTATGCTTGGAAGGAAGCGGGGTTAAACCCAAGAAGACAGCCCGCATCTACAGTATTGAAAGGCGTAGATTTGGCATTGACGCAACCGGGCACTAATACTCTGGAGCTTCTTTATTTGAAAGTCCCCACATTGGTGGCCGTTCCGTACGCATTTTTGAGCGATATACCCTTTAGCGGATTTAAGGGGGCACTGCTTCGCTTGCCTTGGATCAAAGGCAGGGTTTTCGATCTTTTATCGAAAAAGAGAGGCATGCTTTCCTGGCCCAACAAGATACTGGGAAGAGAATTAATGCCCGAGCTGGTCGGAGATTTTACGCCAAAGCAGATTGCAGAGGCCATGGCTCGTTTTTTAAAGGACGACACCTGGCTTAAAGAAACTTCTGCATCTATGGACAGATTTTCGCCCGCGAGGGGGGCTTCTAAAAAATTGGTCGAGGAGATAAAACAATGTCTCGTTTGA
- a CDS encoding 3-deoxy-D-manno-octulosonic acid transferase, translating to MLISLAYLGLFPYLRIRYREGFHQRIGKLAKGQFNNTKDSPIWVHGVSVGEVQAAFPLIYEARKGGCSLPIFLSTVTCTGKKMAEKLLSELVDGHFYFPWDVPWIIRRFLDDLTPRIYVGLETEIWPCLLHELKKREIPSFLVNGRFSERSFKKACRSREFWKETLECFSRILVRSSDDADKLYYLGVSPDKIKIIGDVKIDALLLRRDRVDSGALRDKLHISEEEQCLIAGSTHNGEEAVVLEAFDLVKKQFPKAKLILVPRHPERARDVCALIGEKFGVSLYSGLKENWDILVIDEVGLLFELYSLADAAFVGGSLVPKGGQNVLEPACFGVPIAFGPHMEDFSMHASELGKIGIAQVVEDSASLARLWLSSLKMKTESRKRAVEYAESLGGAAGLAIKEILDCLKGRI from the coding sequence TTGTTGATCAGCCTTGCCTATTTGGGGCTTTTCCCCTATTTGAGAATACGTTATAGAGAGGGGTTTCATCAGAGAATAGGCAAGCTTGCAAAAGGGCAATTTAATAATACAAAGGACAGCCCAATTTGGGTTCACGGCGTTTCCGTAGGGGAAGTTCAGGCTGCCTTCCCTCTCATATATGAGGCCCGAAAAGGCGGCTGCTCTCTTCCTATATTCTTATCAACCGTGACTTGTACGGGAAAAAAGATGGCCGAAAAGCTGCTTTCGGAGCTCGTAGACGGGCATTTTTATTTTCCCTGGGATGTGCCTTGGATTATAAGGCGTTTTCTCGATGACCTCACTCCCAGGATTTATGTGGGGCTGGAGACGGAGATATGGCCTTGTCTGCTTCATGAGTTAAAAAAAAGGGAGATACCCTCTTTTTTGGTAAACGGCAGGTTTTCGGAGCGGTCCTTTAAGAAGGCCTGCAGATCCCGCGAGTTTTGGAAAGAGACCCTCGAGTGTTTTTCCAGGATATTGGTCCGTTCCTCCGATGACGCCGATAAACTCTACTATTTGGGCGTTAGTCCGGATAAAATAAAGATCATCGGCGACGTTAAAATTGATGCCTTGCTTTTAAGGCGTGATAGGGTCGACTCCGGCGCCTTAAGGGATAAATTGCATATAAGTGAGGAAGAACAGTGTCTGATAGCCGGTAGCACCCATAATGGGGAAGAAGCCGTTGTCCTCGAGGCTTTTGATTTGGTGAAAAAACAATTTCCAAAAGCCAAGCTGATCTTGGTGCCCAGGCACCCCGAGAGAGCTCGTGATGTATGCGCTTTGATCGGCGAAAAATTCGGAGTATCATTATATTCCGGATTGAAGGAAAATTGGGACATTTTGGTGATCGACGAAGTCGGTCTTTTGTTCGAGCTTTATTCTTTGGCCGATGCGGCCTTCGTCGGCGGGAGTTTGGTTCCTAAAGGAGGTCAAAACGTGCTCGAGCCGGCCTGTTTTGGCGTGCCCATAGCCTTTGGCCCCCACATGGAGGATTTTTCGATGCACGCCTCTGAGCTCGGCAAGATCGGTATTGCTCAAGTGGTGGAAGACAGCGCAAGTTTGGCTCGCTTATGGCTGAGTTCCCTGAAAATGAAGACCGAAAGCAGGAAAAGAGCCGTTGAATATGCGGAGAGCTTGGGCGGAGCAGCTGGACTTGCTATAAAAGAGATACTGGATTGCTTGAAAGGTAGAATTTAA
- a CDS encoding KpsF/GutQ family sugar-phosphate isomerase → MEKAIYKDNRELTLSREDEELLEVGKRVLKQEAKELTNASSRLGREIIEAAKLIFDCKGRVVVCGLGKSGIIAKKIAATFASLGTPSIFLHATEGVHGDLGMVCRGDVGIFLSNSGQTNEVLEVVPYFKRFGIPIIAITGNVSSRLGKEADLVIDASVEREADPLGLAPTSSAVVQLAIGDALAVMVADLRKLKREDFALFHPGGSLGKKLLLKVRDVMGSEDKLPSVSHRATVREALFEITSKGYGATVVVDDEGKLKGIFTDGDLRRLIEDRGEGGVLSLPIAEVMTKNPKTIDADELAAKGVLLMEKHEVSVLIVEKDGLPIGMVHLHDMLKAGVA, encoded by the coding sequence ATGGAAAAGGCGATATATAAAGACAACAGAGAGCTTACCTTGTCTCGAGAGGACGAAGAGTTGCTCGAGGTCGGCAAAAGGGTATTAAAGCAGGAAGCGAAGGAATTGACCAATGCGTCATCGCGTCTCGGGAGGGAAATCATAGAGGCGGCGAAGTTGATATTTGACTGCAAGGGTCGCGTTGTGGTATGCGGCCTGGGAAAGTCGGGCATCATAGCCAAAAAGATTGCCGCCACCTTTGCATCTCTAGGTACGCCCTCCATCTTCCTTCATGCCACGGAAGGGGTGCACGGAGATCTGGGAATGGTATGCCGTGGCGATGTAGGGATTTTTTTGAGCAACAGCGGGCAAACCAACGAGGTGCTGGAAGTGGTTCCCTATTTTAAGCGATTCGGTATTCCCATAATAGCGATAACCGGCAACGTTTCATCTAGGCTGGGAAAAGAGGCGGATCTCGTTATTGATGCGAGCGTGGAAAGGGAGGCCGATCCGCTGGGATTGGCTCCTACCAGCAGCGCCGTGGTTCAGCTTGCCATCGGAGATGCTCTTGCAGTTATGGTCGCGGACTTGAGAAAGCTGAAAAGAGAGGATTTTGCGCTTTTTCATCCGGGAGGTTCCCTAGGGAAAAAACTGCTTTTAAAGGTAAGAGATGTCATGGGCAGTGAGGATAAACTTCCCTCAGTATCCCATAGGGCCACGGTGAGAGAGGCTCTCTTCGAGATAACAAGCAAAGGATATGGGGCTACGGTTGTCGTGGACGATGAGGGCAAGCTGAAGGGGATATTTACAGATGGCGACCTGCGCAGATTAATAGAGGATCGAGGAGAGGGTGGCGTCCTTTCTCTTCCCATTGCAGAGGTGATGACGAAAAATCCTAAGACCATAGACGCTGACGAGCTTGCCGCCAAAGGCGTCCTTCTAATGGAAAAACATGAAGTTAGCGTCTTGATAGTGGAAAAAGATGGATTGCCCATAGGCATGGTGCATCTACACGATATGCTCAAGGCGGGGGTGGCTTAA
- a CDS encoding ABC transporter ATP-binding protein, translating to MSRLKDKFLNVASGNTYLRLVRYLRPYLGRLFAAIACMTLSSIMAVLPPWLLKNIVDDVLIRKDLFMLNFLALGIVLIYLCKAVFSYGQTYLMNWVGQKVIMDIRVQLYDHMQKMSFRYLYKSRIGDLISRITNDVMILQNLVTNVIIDLVVHSITFVAVIIFLLILNWRLAVITFVVLPITAYVLNVASKKLRVVGYEIQEELGRVVAIAQEALSAIRIVRSFATEDEELDKFKGQNKSNFRALMHGMQIHAFLEGAVEVILIGALALILWIGGRDVVAGRATPGELIAFIGYLGLLVQPVRVLSKVVSGVQRGLAAADRIFEVLNVSTEVRPPRSPAVLKDVKGMIDFEDIYFAYEDENWILRGINLHICPGEKVAIVGHTGAGKSTLVDLIPRFYDPNQGCVRIDGHDVRQLDLKTLRRHIGIVPQDPVLLKGSIAYNIAYGCPWASREDIVEAADRAGILDFVKSLPRGFDTEVGERGVTLSGGQRQRIAIARAIVRNPRILIMDEATSSLDAAMEQHIHESMQRAMEGRTSLIIAHRLSTVRNADRIIVLEKGEIVEEGDHDTLLKREGVYANLYSLQMGEKSRA from the coding sequence ATGTCTCGTTTGAAGGATAAATTCTTGAACGTTGCTTCTGGAAATACCTATTTGCGCTTGGTGCGATACTTAAGGCCATACCTTGGGAGACTGTTTGCTGCCATAGCGTGCATGACCTTATCTTCCATTATGGCTGTGCTGCCTCCTTGGCTGTTGAAGAACATCGTCGATGACGTCTTGATACGAAAAGACCTCTTTATGCTAAACTTTCTTGCCTTGGGGATAGTATTAATCTACCTTTGCAAGGCAGTCTTTTCTTACGGGCAGACTTATCTGATGAACTGGGTAGGGCAGAAGGTGATAATGGATATTAGGGTCCAACTTTACGACCACATGCAGAAAATGTCCTTTCGCTATCTCTACAAGTCGCGGATCGGCGATTTGATTTCCCGAATCACCAATGACGTTATGATACTCCAAAACTTGGTAACTAACGTTATTATCGATTTGGTCGTTCATAGCATAACCTTCGTTGCCGTGATAATATTTTTACTCATTTTGAACTGGCGACTTGCAGTGATTACCTTTGTAGTCCTGCCCATCACGGCCTATGTTTTAAACGTGGCCTCGAAAAAGTTGCGCGTGGTAGGTTACGAGATACAGGAAGAGCTGGGTAGAGTGGTTGCCATAGCCCAGGAAGCGCTCTCTGCGATAAGGATAGTCAGATCCTTCGCCACTGAAGACGAGGAGCTGGATAAGTTTAAGGGGCAAAATAAATCGAACTTTAGGGCGCTCATGCATGGCATGCAAATTCATGCTTTTTTGGAAGGAGCTGTCGAGGTCATATTGATAGGAGCCCTTGCCCTGATTTTATGGATCGGCGGAAGGGACGTAGTGGCGGGAAGGGCCACGCCGGGTGAGCTGATTGCCTTCATCGGTTATCTTGGCCTGTTAGTGCAGCCTGTCAGAGTGTTGAGCAAAGTGGTCTCGGGAGTGCAGAGGGGTCTGGCGGCCGCCGACAGGATATTTGAAGTTCTGAACGTTTCGACGGAGGTACGCCCCCCCAGGTCGCCTGCCGTGTTAAAGGATGTCAAGGGCATGATCGATTTTGAGGATATCTATTTTGCCTACGAGGATGAAAATTGGATTTTAAGGGGCATAAATCTTCACATCTGTCCGGGGGAAAAAGTGGCGATCGTGGGTCATACGGGGGCCGGGAAGTCCACCTTGGTCGACCTGATACCCAGGTTTTACGACCCGAATCAGGGATGCGTCAGGATAGATGGTCATGATGTAAGACAGCTCGATTTGAAGACCCTTAGAAGGCACATTGGAATAGTACCGCAAGATCCCGTTCTCCTTAAAGGTTCCATAGCCTACAACATTGCTTACGGATGCCCCTGGGCCTCCCGCGAAGACATCGTGGAGGCGGCGGACAGGGCAGGCATACTCGACTTCGTCAAGAGCTTGCCAAGGGGCTTCGATACCGAGGTCGGAGAGCGGGGGGTCACTTTAAGTGGCGGGCAACGTCAGCGCATCGCTATTGCGAGGGCCATCGTGAGAAATCCCAGAATACTCATAATGGATGAAGCGACATCTTCTTTGGATGCCGCTATGGAACAGCATATTCATGAATCCATGCAAAGGGCTATGGAGGGGAGGACTTCTCTGATCATTGCACACAGGCTCTCTACGGTCAGAAACGCCGATCGCATCATAGTGTTGGAGAAAGGCGAAATTGTCGAAGAAGGCGACCACGATACCCTGCTCAAACGGGAAGGAGTGTACGCAAATCTCTACTCTCTCCAAATGGGCGAAAAATCCAGAGCTTAA
- the lpxK gene encoding tetraacyldisaccharide 4'-kinase has protein sequence MEYTRGRAKNFLFGLIFTPLGYIYSLGVVFRNFSFDHGFRSSHEPPLPVISVGNITMGGTNKTPFVEMLARKFMGLGLRPGIITRGYGGKQKGKAPVLIMNGKGDRNEVGDESLLLSSRLPGVPVSVSLDRLAALEKLSSEGNVDIVISDDTFQHRRMVRDADVVLVDATCPFGNGKLFPAGILRESPENLKRAHILVITKADQVKAEKLDALIEEVRKYVPDKPIFTSRLALEKWKRWDGSRLIDAEPLTSGTPVVIFSAIGNPPSFRSFVEKMGLDVRGELRYRDHHLYSGKDLIDIKNYCGALGAKAAICTEKDVYNLPGGFDMGFPILIPSVVTAMGEERSFFESLVETLRPKIVVSSNGHGEDSMACMLIERIKKDLPEAKIYAFPLVGKGKPFQDSGIEIYPPPLDTPSGGVIKYSFLELLRDIRAGLLGHVKRQLDAWGRLRGKIRTPLCVGDVYLLLHALYGQGIPPMLLATAKTVYLRGHFFIEKLILKKKSRIVWTRDEHTARELKKSSVNAVYSGNPIMDLASDNNNWTLEDPWPKAEGYRVLLLPGSRQNAYRDVRLLLNAAELIREQVRANFLMVIAPSIEWDRMASSLDGYSLENGFVKKGEMEVLVSFCPVPAAARRADILLGLGGTANQVCAGLGVPVVSIDDKGKRVQKRLLGEAEVLLKRDPKTLAYEAISILRDRERYEAMSSAGKLRMGKPGAIEEISRYVLFELGWKHRHDLYCALRSRFHGYHETLEKKEVKSGVE, from the coding sequence TTGGAGTATACGAGGGGGAGGGCCAAAAACTTCCTCTTCGGCCTTATTTTTACCCCCTTGGGATACATATACAGCCTTGGGGTGGTCTTTCGCAATTTCTCCTTTGATCATGGATTCAGAAGCTCACACGAACCGCCTCTGCCGGTTATAAGCGTCGGTAATATAACTATGGGAGGTACCAATAAGACCCCCTTCGTGGAGATGCTTGCAAGAAAATTCATGGGATTGGGGTTACGTCCAGGGATCATTACCAGAGGTTATGGCGGAAAACAAAAAGGCAAAGCTCCTGTCCTCATAATGAACGGCAAAGGGGATCGTAACGAAGTGGGCGACGAATCCCTGCTTCTTTCTTCCAGGTTGCCCGGCGTTCCCGTGTCAGTTTCGTTGGACAGGCTTGCGGCCCTGGAAAAGCTGTCATCCGAGGGTAACGTCGACATTGTTATATCCGACGATACCTTTCAACACAGGCGAATGGTGCGAGATGCGGATGTTGTTTTAGTCGATGCAACCTGTCCTTTTGGCAACGGGAAGCTCTTTCCTGCCGGTATTTTGAGGGAATCGCCGGAAAACCTAAAAAGAGCCCACATTTTAGTAATAACCAAGGCCGATCAGGTTAAGGCTGAAAAGCTGGATGCCTTGATAGAAGAGGTGCGTAAATATGTCCCGGACAAGCCGATTTTTACATCTAGGCTGGCACTTGAAAAGTGGAAACGATGGGATGGAAGCAGGCTGATCGATGCAGAACCCTTGACTTCGGGGACTCCTGTAGTAATATTTTCTGCCATCGGAAACCCGCCAAGCTTTCGCAGCTTTGTCGAAAAGATGGGGTTGGATGTCAGGGGGGAATTGCGTTACAGAGATCATCACCTGTACTCTGGGAAAGATCTAATCGACATAAAGAACTATTGTGGCGCTTTGGGAGCTAAAGCTGCCATATGCACCGAAAAGGACGTCTATAACCTTCCAGGAGGTTTCGATATGGGCTTTCCGATCCTCATTCCAAGCGTGGTGACTGCCATGGGCGAGGAGAGAAGTTTCTTTGAAAGCCTTGTAGAAACGTTACGACCTAAGATAGTGGTATCTTCCAACGGACATGGCGAAGATTCCATGGCCTGTATGTTGATCGAGCGGATCAAAAAGGACCTGCCTGAAGCGAAAATATATGCTTTTCCCCTGGTAGGCAAAGGCAAGCCTTTTCAGGATTCCGGCATAGAGATCTATCCCCCACCGCTTGATACTCCAAGCGGTGGGGTCATCAAATACAGCTTCCTCGAGCTCTTGAGGGACATAAGAGCAGGATTGCTCGGCCACGTCAAAAGACAGCTGGATGCCTGGGGCAGGCTGAGGGGGAAGATCAGGACCCCCCTCTGTGTTGGCGATGTATATCTTTTACTGCACGCTTTGTATGGCCAGGGAATTCCGCCCATGCTTTTGGCGACGGCCAAGACCGTCTATTTAAGAGGTCATTTCTTTATAGAGAAGTTGATCTTAAAAAAGAAGTCCAGGATAGTTTGGACGAGGGACGAACATACTGCCCGCGAACTGAAAAAAAGCTCCGTCAATGCCGTTTACTCGGGAAATCCAATAATGGATCTGGCAAGTGATAATAATAATTGGACCTTAGAAGATCCTTGGCCTAAGGCCGAGGGATACCGGGTGCTTCTATTGCCTGGAAGCAGACAGAACGCCTATAGAGATGTAAGGTTGTTATTAAATGCTGCAGAGTTGATAAGGGAACAAGTAAGAGCAAATTTTTTAATGGTTATAGCTCCAAGCATCGAGTGGGACAGGATGGCGTCGAGTCTTGACGGTTATTCATTGGAAAATGGATTTGTAAAAAAGGGGGAAATGGAAGTCCTCGTATCCTTTTGTCCCGTTCCGGCTGCTGCCAGAAGAGCTGACATACTGCTCGGTTTGGGCGGCACGGCCAATCAGGTGTGTGCGGGATTGGGCGTTCCCGTCGTTTCCATCGATGACAAGGGAAAAAGGGTCCAAAAAAGGCTCTTGGGAGAGGCGGAAGTCCTCCTTAAAAGGGATCCCAAAACCCTTGCTTACGAAGCAATATCGATTCTTAGGGATAGGGAAAGATACGAAGCCATGTCTTCGGCAGGAAAGTTGAGAATGGGCAAACCGGGTGCGATAGAGGAAATATCGAGATACGTCCTATTCGAGTTAGGATGGAAACATAGGCATGACCTATATTGCGCCCTGCGAAGCAGATTTCACGGTTATCATGAAACGCTCGAAAAGAAGGAGGTTAAATCAGGCGTTGAATAA
- the kdsB gene encoding 3-deoxy-manno-octulosonate cytidylyltransferase translates to MNKDVLAVVPARYGSTRLPCKPLVNICGKPLLYWVLKGLSACNVDEIVVATDHKEIADYAIEEGYEAVMTPLDLPSGSNRTAWVARERDADIVLNVQVDDPMVGPDMIDPLIAALGKSEEIDIALLVKRIEKEEEIPNPNIVKVVFDQRWRALYFSRSPIPYERNKGATYYKHIGPYCYRKSFLLEFDSWPQTPLERIESLEMLRILERGYDILCLETERDTIEIDTPDDVSAFERYLREHGDDLPWLKK, encoded by the coding sequence TTGAATAAAGATGTTTTAGCGGTAGTCCCAGCAAGATACGGCAGCACTCGATTGCCATGCAAGCCCCTCGTAAATATTTGCGGCAAACCTTTACTTTACTGGGTGTTAAAGGGACTGTCGGCATGTAATGTAGACGAGATAGTAGTTGCTACCGATCATAAGGAGATTGCCGATTACGCCATAGAGGAAGGCTATGAGGCGGTGATGACCCCCTTGGATCTGCCCTCTGGAAGCAACAGGACAGCCTGGGTTGCAAGAGAAAGAGATGCCGATATAGTTTTAAATGTGCAAGTAGATGACCCTATGGTAGGTCCTGATATGATCGACCCCTTGATAGCGGCACTCGGTAAATCAGAAGAAATAGATATTGCCCTCCTAGTGAAACGGATTGAGAAGGAAGAGGAAATTCCAAACCCCAATATCGTCAAGGTGGTATTCGACCAAAGGTGGCGTGCCCTTTACTTCAGTAGATCTCCCATTCCTTACGAGAGGAACAAGGGAGCGACGTATTATAAACATATTGGCCCTTATTGTTACAGGAAAAGTTTTCTGCTTGAATTCGATTCGTGGCCCCAGACTCCCCTGGAGAGGATCGAGAGCTTGGAGATGTTGCGCATTTTGGAGAGGGGCTACGATATTTTGTGCCTTGAGACCGAGAGAGACACCATAGAGATAGATACGCCCGATGATGTTTCAGCCTTCGAGAGATATTTAAGAGAACATGGAGATGATCTGCCTTGGTTAAAAAAATAA